In the Klebsiella aerogenes KCTC 2190 genome, one interval contains:
- the pcaC gene encoding 4-carboxymuconolactone decarboxylase, whose amino-acid sequence MEDKQRYQQGMEVRRKVLGDAHVDRTLQNLTPLNEEFQDFITRYAWGETWTRPGLDHHTRSMITIAMLIALNREAELKMHLRAAFNNGVTRDELKELIMHSALYCGLPAANATLHLAQQVFAEIDAAQA is encoded by the coding sequence ATGGAAGATAAACAACGTTACCAGCAGGGAATGGAGGTTCGCCGCAAGGTATTAGGCGATGCTCACGTTGACCGTACGCTGCAGAACCTCACGCCGCTGAATGAGGAGTTTCAGGATTTCATTACCCGTTACGCCTGGGGAGAAACCTGGACGCGTCCGGGGCTCGATCACCATACCCGCAGCATGATCACTATTGCGATGCTGATTGCGCTCAACCGCGAGGCGGAACTTAAGATGCATCTGCGCGCCGCCTTTAATAACGGCGTGACCCGTGATGAGCTGAAAGAGTTGATTATGCATTCGGCGCTGTACTGCGGCTTACCGGCGGCAAACGCCACGCTGCACCTTGCGCAGCAGGTGTTTGCCGAGATCGACGCCGCGCAGGCGTAG
- a CDS encoding mechanosensitive ion channel family protein: protein MNRIQALLTACFLLWLAFPLSAAEPRQQPTAREQARTVAIFHQPIVMLQATFGQTTPEERVLRIRNTLRAFTEADISQPLQVVPVTRYNQPGRLFLMNGKPIMLLSQADLDEGDDLTLDQAAQRVLARMEAQRTSLREQYNTRYLLLAALKSAAGALLLALACYFAFRSWRRVRRFFHLRILEKRSMIPHSWRRFLGNVESRLYALLLVLLGILAGYVWLSWVFSLFPWTRVWGESLGEWSVGVIRDISLSIVSALPGLMIVLLIFLITWFIIRLLKVVLDQVAAGRLQIPGLHPETVGATRKLIAVVIWLFALSAAYPFLPGANSLAFKGISVFFGLMLTLGSAGVMNHAMSGLVLIYTRALHKGDWIRIADNEGKVSEIGMLATKILTRENYIVTLPNAVVVSGKITNLSASDPQQGINLTTGVTIGYDTPWRQVQAMLELAAHRAQGVDHQVAPVVRKLGLLDWYTSYELQVRLLPETTLPEGRNALHSSIIDVFNEFGVQIMSPNFVMQPKGAVVVAKEDWYTAPAVAPQEGDR from the coding sequence ATGAACAGGATTCAGGCGTTGTTAACGGCGTGCTTTCTGCTATGGCTGGCCTTCCCGCTTTCCGCGGCAGAACCTCGTCAGCAGCCCACCGCTCGCGAGCAGGCGCGAACCGTCGCTATTTTCCATCAACCGATCGTCATGCTACAGGCTACATTCGGCCAGACCACGCCGGAAGAACGGGTTCTGCGCATCCGCAATACGCTACGCGCCTTCACCGAAGCCGACATCAGCCAGCCGCTACAGGTGGTGCCAGTCACCCGCTACAACCAGCCGGGGCGGCTGTTTCTGATGAATGGCAAACCTATTATGTTGCTAAGCCAGGCTGACCTCGATGAAGGCGACGATCTGACGTTGGATCAGGCGGCGCAGCGCGTTCTTGCCCGTATGGAAGCGCAAAGGACGTCGCTGCGCGAACAGTACAATACCCGCTATTTGTTGCTGGCGGCGCTGAAATCCGCCGCCGGCGCGTTGCTCCTCGCCCTGGCCTGCTATTTCGCTTTTCGCTCATGGCGGCGAGTGCGCCGTTTTTTCCATCTACGGATCCTCGAAAAACGCAGCATGATCCCACATAGCTGGCGGCGGTTTCTCGGTAACGTCGAGAGCCGGTTATACGCGCTGCTGTTAGTACTGCTAGGGATACTGGCGGGTTATGTCTGGCTGAGTTGGGTATTCAGCCTGTTTCCGTGGACCCGGGTATGGGGAGAATCGCTCGGTGAGTGGTCAGTAGGGGTAATTCGTGATATTTCGCTGTCCATCGTGTCGGCGCTGCCGGGATTGATGATCGTACTGCTTATCTTTCTGATTACGTGGTTTATCATCCGCCTGCTGAAGGTGGTGTTGGATCAGGTCGCCGCCGGGCGTCTGCAGATCCCCGGTCTGCATCCAGAAACCGTCGGCGCCACGCGAAAGCTTATCGCCGTGGTTATCTGGCTCTTTGCGCTCTCCGCCGCCTATCCTTTCTTGCCTGGCGCAAACTCTCTGGCCTTCAAGGGGATTAGCGTGTTCTTCGGCCTGATGTTGACGCTGGGCTCAGCGGGGGTGATGAATCACGCCATGAGCGGACTGGTGCTGATTTATACCCGTGCGCTGCATAAAGGCGACTGGATCCGCATCGCCGATAACGAAGGCAAGGTCAGCGAGATCGGCATGCTGGCGACCAAAATCCTGACCCGCGAGAACTATATTGTCACCCTGCCGAACGCGGTGGTGGTCAGCGGTAAAATCACCAATCTCAGCGCCAGTGACCCGCAACAGGGAATCAACCTCACCACCGGCGTGACCATTGGTTACGATACGCCGTGGCGGCAGGTACAGGCGATGCTGGAACTGGCGGCCCACCGCGCCCAGGGAGTGGATCATCAGGTGGCGCCGGTGGTTCGCAAACTGGGATTGCTCGATTGGTATACGTCGTATGAACTGCAGGTGCGGCTGTTACCGGAAACGACGCTGCCGGAGGGGCGCAACGCGCTGCACAGCAGCATTATCGATGTGTTTAACGAATTTGGCGTGCAGATTATGTCGCCCAATTTTGTCATGCAACCGAAAGGCGCGGTGGTGGTCGCCAAAGAGGATTGGTATACCGCCCCGGCCGTCGCGCCGCAGGAAGGCGACAGATAA
- the fumA gene encoding class I fumarate hydratase FumA, producing the protein MSTKPFVYQDPFPMAHDDTEYYLLSKEHVSVAEFAGQEVLQVEPQALTLLAQQAFHDAAFMLRVSHQQQVAAILLDPQASENDKYVALQFLRNSEIAAKGVLPTCQDTGTAIIMGKKGQRVWTGGGDEAALAQGVYNTYTEDNLRYSQNAPLDMYKEVNTGTNLPAQIDLYSVDGDEYKFLCMAKGGGSANKTYLYQETKALITPAKLKNYLVEKMRTLGTAACPPYHIAFVIGGTSAEATLKTVKLASARYYDDLPTAGNEHGQAFRDVQLEQELLQEAQNLGLGAQFGGKYFAHDIRVIRLPRHGASCPIGMGVSCSADRNIKAKINRDGIWIEKLESNPGKYIPEHLRQQGEGNVVSINLNQSMSEILTQLSAHPVSTRLSLNGTIIVARDIAHAKLKELIDNGEALPQYVKDHPIYYAGPAKTPAGYASGSLGPTTAGRMDSYVDLLQSHGASMVMLAKGNRSQQVTDACHKHGGFYLGSIGGPAAVLAQQSIKSLECVAYPELGMEAIWKIEVEDFPAFILVDDKGNDFFQQIQNQQCAGCKQHG; encoded by the coding sequence ATTTGCTCAGCAAAGAGCACGTCTCCGTCGCCGAATTCGCGGGCCAGGAAGTATTGCAGGTTGAACCGCAGGCGTTAACTCTGCTGGCGCAGCAGGCCTTCCACGATGCCGCTTTTATGCTGCGCGTCTCGCATCAGCAGCAGGTCGCGGCCATTCTGCTCGACCCGCAGGCCAGCGAAAACGACAAATACGTCGCGCTGCAGTTCCTGCGTAATTCCGAAATCGCCGCCAAAGGTGTGCTGCCCACCTGCCAGGATACCGGCACCGCCATCATCATGGGTAAAAAAGGCCAGCGCGTTTGGACGGGCGGCGGCGATGAAGCCGCGCTGGCGCAGGGCGTCTATAACACCTATACCGAAGACAACCTGCGTTACTCGCAGAATGCGCCGCTGGATATGTATAAAGAGGTCAACACCGGCACCAACCTGCCGGCGCAGATCGATCTCTACAGCGTCGACGGCGACGAATATAAATTCCTGTGCATGGCGAAAGGCGGCGGTTCCGCCAACAAAACCTATCTGTACCAGGAAACCAAAGCGTTAATCACCCCGGCGAAGCTGAAAAACTACCTCGTCGAGAAGATGCGTACCCTCGGTACCGCGGCCTGCCCGCCCTACCACATCGCCTTTGTGATTGGCGGCACCTCAGCGGAAGCGACGCTGAAGACCGTTAAGCTGGCTTCCGCCCGCTACTATGACGACCTGCCGACCGCGGGTAACGAGCACGGTCAGGCGTTCCGCGATGTGCAGCTGGAGCAAGAGCTGCTGCAGGAAGCGCAAAATCTCGGCCTCGGCGCGCAGTTTGGCGGGAAATATTTTGCCCACGATATCCGCGTTATCCGTCTGCCGCGCCACGGCGCGTCCTGTCCTATCGGTATGGGCGTCTCCTGCTCCGCCGACCGCAACATCAAAGCTAAAATCAACCGCGACGGCATCTGGATCGAAAAACTGGAGAGCAACCCGGGGAAATATATCCCTGAACACCTGCGCCAACAGGGTGAAGGCAATGTGGTTAGCATCAACCTGAATCAGTCGATGAGCGAGATCCTGACGCAGCTGTCGGCGCACCCGGTCTCAACGCGTCTGAGCCTTAACGGCACCATTATCGTGGCCCGCGACATTGCCCACGCTAAGCTGAAAGAGCTTATCGATAACGGCGAAGCGCTGCCGCAGTACGTGAAAGATCACCCGATCTACTACGCCGGCCCGGCAAAAACACCCGCCGGTTACGCCTCAGGTTCTCTCGGCCCGACCACCGCAGGACGAATGGATTCCTACGTCGATCTGCTGCAATCGCACGGCGCCAGCATGGTGATGCTGGCCAAAGGTAACCGCAGCCAGCAGGTGACTGACGCCTGCCATAAACACGGCGGTTTCTACCTCGGCAGCATTGGCGGCCCGGCGGCAGTACTCGCCCAGCAGAGCATTAAGAGCCTCGAGTGCGTGGCTTATCCGGAGCTGGGAATGGAAGCTATCTGGAAAATCGAAGTGGAAGATTTCCCGGCCTTTATTCTCGTTGATGATAAAGGTAACGACTTCTTCCAGCAGATCCAAAATCAGCAGTGCGCCGGTTGTAAACAACACGGCTAA